The Aureitalea marina genome includes a window with the following:
- a CDS encoding YebC/PmpR family DNA-binding transcriptional regulator — protein sequence MGRAFEFRKARKMKRWAAMSKAFTRIGKDIVMAVKEGGPDPDSNARLRAVIQNAKAVNMPKDNIERAIKRASDKSQGDFKEVLFEGYAPHGIAVLIETATDNNTRTVANVRSYFNKCDGSLGTSGSVSFMFDHVCNFRINAEGWDMEELELELIDFGVEEIFEDEDGVLIYAPFESFGAIQNYLESSEIEILSSGFERIPQVTKKLNAEQAADVDKLLEKIEEDDDVQNVYHTMDESSSEE from the coding sequence ATGGGAAGAGCATTCGAATTTCGTAAAGCCAGGAAAATGAAACGCTGGGCAGCCATGTCCAAGGCCTTTACTCGTATTGGGAAGGACATTGTGATGGCTGTTAAAGAAGGAGGTCCGGACCCTGATAGTAATGCCAGATTGAGGGCTGTAATTCAGAATGCCAAGGCTGTTAACATGCCTAAGGACAATATTGAGCGTGCCATCAAGCGTGCGTCGGATAAGAGCCAGGGTGATTTTAAGGAGGTCTTGTTTGAAGGTTATGCCCCTCATGGTATTGCCGTGCTCATTGAGACCGCTACCGATAACAATACTCGCACAGTTGCGAATGTGAGATCATATTTCAACAAATGTGACGGCAGTTTGGGAACTTCTGGGTCGGTGAGCTTTATGTTTGACCATGTTTGTAATTTCCGGATCAATGCCGAAGGCTGGGATATGGAAGAATTGGAACTGGAATTGATCGATTTTGGCGTGGAAGAGATCTTCGAGGACGAGGACGGAGTGCTGATCTATGCCCCATTCGAAAGTTTTGGTGCGATACAAAATTATTTGGAATCTAGCGAGATCGAGATTCTTTCTTCCGGTTTTGAGCGTATTCCTCAAGTCACCAAGAAATTAAACGCTGAGCAAGCGGCGGATGTAGATAAACTCCTGGAAAAGATAGAGGAAGACGATGACGTTCAGAACGTCTATCACACCATGGATGAAAGTTCCTCTGAAGAATAG
- a CDS encoding TraR/DksA family transcriptional regulator → MDRGKIEEQLLKNLEATRLQLERYEDLTRPIAPENAIGRVSRMDAINNKSVNEAALNKARIKFRNIELALQRVHDLDFGICVSCKQPIPEGRILLMPQTIRCVHCSR, encoded by the coding sequence ATGGACCGAGGAAAGATAGAAGAACAGTTGTTAAAGAATCTGGAAGCTACTCGCCTTCAGCTTGAGCGCTACGAGGATCTAACAAGGCCCATAGCCCCGGAAAACGCCATTGGTCGGGTTTCGCGTATGGATGCGATCAACAATAAATCGGTGAACGAGGCAGCCTTGAACAAGGCCAGGATCAAGTTTCGGAATATCGAGTTGGCTTTGCAACGAGTCCATGATTTGGACTTTGGGATCTGTGTGAGTTGTAAGCAACCCATACCTGAAGGCAGAATACTTCTTATGCCGCAAACTATTCGTTGCGTACATTGTAGTCGCTAA
- the hutH gene encoding histidine ammonia-lyase gives MRSTHFISNELLTLPVIREIIEEHKKLELSEEAKAQIERAYSYLQDRLTKDETPVYGINTGFGSLWNVKISHENLNLLQENLVLSHACGTGDYVPHHIVKIMLLLKIQSLSYGYSGVQLDTVQRLIDYFNEDILPLVFNQGSLGASGDLAPLAHMALPLIGKGEVFFNGEIREASKLLEEKGWKPIKLEAKEGLALLNGTQFMSAYGVHALIKGHKLSYLSDLIGAISLDAFNCNMSPFDPKVHLVRPHRGQIKTAQRIQEILEESGIGNSEDKKLQDPYSFRCIPQVHGASKDTLEYVRKTFQTEINSVTDNPNIFVGEDSIISGGNFHGQPLALALDFLGIALSELGNISERRTFQLVSGLRGLPQFLVNNPGLNSGFMIPQYTAASIVSKNKQLATPASVDSIVSSNGQEDHVSMGANAATQCLEILDNLETILAIELMNASQAIAFRRPMESSPFVESFLSSYQEVVPFVDEDRLLSDDIQASVNFLQSLTIESDLLFD, from the coding sequence ATGAGATCCACCCACTTTATCAGCAATGAACTGCTGACCCTGCCTGTAATCCGTGAGATCATCGAGGAGCATAAAAAGCTGGAGCTTTCCGAGGAGGCTAAAGCCCAGATTGAACGAGCTTACTCTTATCTCCAAGATCGATTGACAAAAGATGAGACCCCTGTTTACGGAATCAATACTGGCTTTGGTTCGTTGTGGAATGTGAAGATCTCACATGAGAACTTGAATTTACTGCAGGAAAATCTGGTGCTTTCGCATGCCTGTGGCACGGGTGACTATGTGCCACATCATATTGTCAAGATTATGCTGTTACTCAAGATTCAGTCCTTGAGCTATGGGTACAGCGGGGTACAACTAGATACGGTACAACGGCTGATAGACTACTTCAATGAGGACATTCTCCCACTCGTTTTTAACCAAGGGAGTCTAGGGGCTTCCGGGGACCTTGCACCCTTGGCGCATATGGCCCTGCCGCTTATCGGTAAAGGAGAGGTCTTTTTTAATGGTGAGATCAGGGAGGCTTCAAAACTATTGGAGGAGAAAGGCTGGAAGCCGATCAAATTAGAGGCTAAAGAAGGACTGGCATTACTGAACGGAACCCAGTTTATGAGTGCTTATGGTGTTCACGCGCTGATCAAAGGGCACAAGCTATCCTATCTGTCCGATCTCATCGGCGCCATATCTTTGGATGCCTTTAATTGTAATATGAGTCCCTTTGACCCGAAGGTACATCTTGTCCGGCCACATCGCGGACAGATCAAGACCGCTCAACGAATACAGGAAATCCTGGAAGAAAGCGGTATAGGGAACTCGGAGGATAAGAAATTACAGGACCCTTACTCATTCCGCTGTATTCCACAGGTTCACGGTGCCTCCAAGGACACCTTGGAATATGTGCGAAAGACCTTCCAGACCGAGATCAATTCTGTTACAGACAATCCGAACATCTTTGTTGGTGAGGATAGTATCATATCTGGTGGTAATTTCCACGGTCAGCCATTGGCCCTGGCACTGGACTTCTTGGGTATCGCTTTGTCTGAGCTGGGCAATATTTCAGAAAGACGGACCTTCCAACTGGTATCCGGACTAAGAGGACTACCACAATTCCTGGTCAACAATCCCGGTTTAAACAGTGGGTTTATGATTCCACAATATACCGCAGCCAGTATAGTGAGCAAGAATAAGCAACTGGCCACACCGGCCTCGGTAGATTCCATAGTTTCCTCTAACGGACAGGAAGATCATGTAAGCATGGGAGCCAATGCAGCCACTCAGTGCCTGGAGATACTGGATAATTTGGAAACCATATTGGCTATTGAATTGATGAATGCCTCGCAAGCTATCGCTTTTAGGAGGCCCATGGAATCCTCTCCTTTTGTGGAGTCTTTTCTGAGTTCCTACCAGGAAGTAGTTCCCTTTGTAGATGAGGATCGGTTGCTATCTGACGATATACAGGCCAGCGTCAACTTCTTACAAAGTCTGACCATAGAGAGCGATCTGCTCTTTGATTAG
- a CDS encoding NAD(P)H-hydrate dehydratase, with the protein MKIFSAEQLYEADRITCEKQQISSTDLMERAAGQIFNWLNTRMQGAQVPIHIFCGIGNNGGDGLALGRMLINHGYKVEVYIANFTDKRSKCFLINYGRIKDVTKNWPKLMSGPDDFPEIHPDDIIVDALFGIGLTRAIEGWVKELVLHLNSSPAFKLAIDIPSGLSANGPVLDPEGVVRANHTLTFQTPKMAFFLPKSGQFVPYFEALDIGLDPQYLIETKPMASIVLKPEVKSFYRQRNKYSHKGDYGHLLMAGGNQGQMGAMVLSSQAALRTGCGLLTVHVPKCGLDILQTAVPEAMAQPDLEELTISDIPVNWSPTTVAVGMGMGTKAETAEAIKTLFAQTEQPMVIDADALNLISEHQNMFDSIPQGSILTPHPGELKRLVGEWTDDYDKIERVKQLCEKHQLIILVKGANTLVIGPGLIKINSTGNPGMATAGSGDVLSGMIGSLLAQGYEPIIAAIMGVYLHGSAGNMAATELGFEAVTASEISSRISESFLELFREEAPPQNSGSKE; encoded by the coding sequence ATGAAGATATTCTCTGCCGAACAACTCTATGAAGCGGATAGGATCACCTGCGAAAAACAACAGATCAGCTCTACGGATCTCATGGAAAGAGCAGCAGGACAGATCTTCAATTGGTTGAACACCCGGATGCAGGGAGCCCAGGTGCCCATTCATATTTTTTGTGGTATTGGCAACAACGGGGGAGATGGGCTGGCCTTGGGAAGAATGCTGATCAATCACGGTTACAAGGTAGAGGTGTATATTGCCAATTTCACCGATAAACGCTCCAAGTGTTTCTTGATCAATTACGGTCGCATCAAAGATGTTACCAAAAATTGGCCCAAGCTGATGTCAGGGCCGGACGATTTCCCGGAGATACATCCGGACGATATCATTGTGGATGCCCTTTTCGGAATAGGCCTTACCCGGGCCATTGAAGGTTGGGTCAAGGAATTAGTACTACATCTGAATAGCAGTCCGGCATTTAAACTAGCCATAGATATACCTAGTGGTCTCAGTGCAAATGGCCCGGTCCTGGATCCTGAAGGGGTGGTCAGAGCAAATCATACCTTGACCTTCCAGACTCCTAAAATGGCTTTTTTCTTGCCTAAGTCTGGCCAGTTTGTGCCCTATTTTGAGGCCTTGGACATTGGCCTGGATCCACAATATCTAATCGAAACAAAACCAATGGCCTCTATAGTCCTGAAGCCTGAGGTCAAGTCGTTTTACCGGCAACGCAACAAGTACAGCCATAAAGGTGACTATGGACATCTGCTAATGGCAGGAGGGAACCAAGGCCAGATGGGAGCCATGGTATTGTCTTCTCAAGCAGCTCTCAGAACGGGTTGTGGACTGTTAACAGTTCATGTGCCAAAATGTGGCCTGGACATACTTCAAACTGCTGTCCCTGAAGCTATGGCTCAACCGGACTTGGAAGAATTAACCATTAGTGATATACCCGTCAATTGGAGTCCAACAACTGTAGCTGTTGGAATGGGAATGGGAACCAAAGCGGAAACGGCCGAAGCTATAAAAACATTATTCGCTCAAACCGAACAACCCATGGTCATTGATGCCGATGCCTTGAATTTAATTTCCGAGCACCAAAACATGTTTGATTCCATACCTCAAGGTTCCATTCTTACTCCACATCCAGGGGAATTAAAGCGGCTGGTCGGGGAGTGGACAGACGATTATGATAAGATAGAGCGAGTAAAACAATTGTGCGAGAAACACCAACTGATCATACTGGTCAAAGGTGCCAATACGCTGGTGATCGGCCCTGGACTTATCAAGATAAATAGCACCGGGAACCCGGGTATGGCCACAGCTGGTTCCGGAGATGTGCTTTCGGGAATGATCGGCAGTCTGCTGGCCCAAGGTTATGAACCAATCATTGCTGCAATTATGGGGGTATATTTACACGGAAGTGCGGGAAACATGGCAGCAACAGAACTTGGCTTCGAGGCCGTGACTGCCTCCGAGATCAGTTCACGTATATCTGAGTCGTTCCTGGAACTATTCAGAGAAGAAGCGCCTCCACAAAATTCGGGATCGAAAGAGTAA
- a CDS encoding sugar nucleotide-binding protein encodes MGRILIIGGSGFLGQALYRELQPYFDVYATYCNQVGPYKDNQVFRQFNAEKHSVLKVLEELKPTVVISAFSSSAEALVRTHAEMVDYVGATPDRRLILLSSYEVFDARWKYPSYEQDSPMSESYSGKLKLTIEKQVRELLPDQWAILRLPWVLGVNSPTIYNLRQAGRNQTSFEIFPKMVISVTTDDKLAQQVHYVINQDLHGVFHLASSDLVHHEDLFTEISEKINPVQPVFKRVFQSNDDRYYAILPAEDSLPDSYSITVADVIGHCTLQEEISSLKTG; translated from the coding sequence ATGGGACGGATCCTGATCATAGGAGGCAGTGGTTTTCTGGGTCAGGCACTCTACAGGGAACTGCAGCCCTATTTTGACGTTTACGCCACCTATTGCAACCAGGTCGGCCCGTATAAGGACAACCAGGTATTTAGGCAATTCAATGCAGAGAAGCATTCTGTTCTTAAAGTACTGGAGGAATTAAAACCAACCGTTGTGATTTCCGCCTTTTCGTCCTCGGCAGAGGCCTTAGTGCGAACACATGCTGAAATGGTTGACTACGTGGGAGCCACTCCAGACAGGCGTTTGATATTGCTTTCTTCCTATGAGGTTTTCGATGCCAGATGGAAGTATCCTTCCTATGAACAGGACTCGCCTATGTCTGAAAGTTACAGTGGTAAATTGAAACTGACCATCGAGAAGCAGGTTAGGGAATTACTACCGGATCAGTGGGCTATTTTACGATTGCCATGGGTGCTTGGGGTGAATTCGCCAACCATCTACAATTTGAGGCAAGCCGGACGAAATCAGACCAGTTTTGAGATCTTCCCCAAAATGGTCATCAGTGTAACCACTGACGATAAATTGGCACAGCAGGTTCATTATGTGATCAATCAGGACCTACATGGTGTATTCCATTTAGCGAGTAGTGACCTGGTGCATCATGAAGATCTGTTTACTGAGATCAGTGAGAAGATCAACCCCGTTCAGCCTGTTTTTAAACGTGTATTTCAAAGCAATGACGACAGATACTACGCCATACTACCAGCGGAAGACAGCTTACCAGATTCCTATTCCATCACCGTGGCCGATGTGATCGGACACTGTACATTACAAGAGGAAATTTCATCGTTGAAGACGGGATAA
- a CDS encoding 1-acyl-sn-glycerol-3-phosphate acyltransferase — protein MSFSRFIFNKVLGWSIAGNFDPTIKKSVVIAVPHTSWHDFYVGAFTRKIQGVPIHYVGKKELFKWPFGWYFRWMGGSPLDRTPGQNKVESIAALFEKKEEFRLTLAPEGTRKKVDKWKTGFYYIAKKAGVPIIPVAFDYSSKTVTIHPAFYLTDDTEADLAYLRSLYSGVVGKVPEYT, from the coding sequence TTGTCGTTCAGTCGTTTCATATTTAACAAAGTACTGGGGTGGTCCATAGCAGGAAATTTTGATCCGACTATCAAGAAAAGTGTAGTCATAGCAGTGCCTCACACCAGCTGGCACGATTTCTATGTCGGAGCTTTTACTCGAAAAATCCAAGGTGTGCCCATTCATTATGTGGGTAAAAAAGAACTATTTAAGTGGCCTTTTGGATGGTATTTCCGATGGATGGGAGGGTCTCCCTTGGACCGCACTCCCGGGCAGAACAAAGTTGAATCTATTGCAGCCTTATTTGAAAAAAAAGAGGAGTTTCGCTTGACCCTGGCGCCGGAAGGAACACGAAAGAAAGTGGATAAATGGAAGACGGGGTTTTACTACATCGCTAAAAAGGCAGGAGTCCCAATAATTCCGGTGGCTTTTGATTATTCGTCCAAAACAGTTACCATTCATCCAGCTTTTTACTTAACCGACGATACAGAAGCCGATTTAGCCTATCTGCGAAGTTTATACAGTGGGGTGGTGGGAAAGGTACCTGAGTATACCTAA
- the gcvT gene encoding glycine cleavage system aminomethyltransferase GcvT → MKSTALSHVHQALGAKMVPFAGYNMPVSYEGVNIEHQTVREGVGVFDVSHMGEFLIEGPSALDLIQRVTSNDAAKLVDGQAQYSCLPNNQGGIVDDLIVYRLNSEKWLLVVNASNIEKDWEWISSHNTSGAQMRNISDDFSLLAIQGPKAAQAMQALTSVDLESIKFYTFEVADFAGIDYAIISATGYTGSGGFEIYCKNSEVEQVWNKVMEAGADYGIKPIGLAARDTLRLEMGYCLYGNDIDDTTSPLEAGLGWITKFTKDFVNSEQLAAEKAAGITNRLVAFEMQQKAIPRKDYAILDIDGNSIGRVTSGTMSPSLGRGIGMGYVPAAMKAVGTEIQIQIRKKAVPATIVKLPFYKG, encoded by the coding sequence ATGAAATCCACTGCATTAAGTCATGTACACCAAGCCCTGGGAGCCAAGATGGTACCCTTTGCCGGATACAACATGCCCGTTTCATACGAAGGAGTGAACATTGAGCATCAAACAGTCAGAGAAGGTGTGGGTGTATTTGATGTATCTCATATGGGTGAATTCCTGATAGAAGGCCCCTCCGCCTTAGATCTGATCCAACGAGTGACTAGCAATGATGCCGCTAAGTTGGTGGATGGTCAGGCTCAGTATAGTTGTTTGCCAAATAATCAGGGTGGAATTGTTGACGATCTGATCGTATACCGATTGAATTCGGAAAAGTGGTTACTGGTGGTCAATGCTTCTAATATTGAGAAAGATTGGGAGTGGATAAGTTCCCACAATACCAGCGGAGCTCAAATGCGAAATATATCGGATGACTTTTCTCTACTTGCCATTCAGGGGCCAAAAGCCGCCCAGGCCATGCAGGCATTAACCAGCGTCGATTTGGAGTCAATCAAATTTTACACCTTCGAAGTCGCCGATTTTGCCGGTATTGATTATGCCATCATCAGCGCAACCGGTTACACAGGAAGTGGTGGCTTTGAGATTTACTGTAAGAATTCTGAGGTTGAACAGGTGTGGAACAAGGTTATGGAAGCCGGAGCCGATTATGGCATTAAACCCATTGGTTTAGCCGCCAGGGATACCCTCAGATTGGAAATGGGATATTGCCTTTACGGTAATGATATTGATGATACCACCTCGCCTCTGGAAGCAGGGTTGGGCTGGATCACCAAGTTCACCAAGGATTTTGTGAATTCGGAGCAATTAGCAGCCGAAAAAGCGGCGGGAATTACCAACCGCCTGGTCGCGTTTGAAATGCAACAAAAGGCCATTCCCAGGAAGGACTATGCCATCCTGGATATAGACGGAAATTCTATTGGCCGGGTGACCAGCGGAACAATGTCCCCCTCATTGGGTAGAGGTATTGGTATGGGTTATGTACCCGCTGCCATGAAAGCGGTTGGCACTGAGATTCAGATTCAGATTCGTAAGAAAGCCGTGCCGGCCACCATCGTTAAACTTCCGTTTTACAAAGGCTAA
- a CDS encoding ATP-dependent DNA helicase: MEQSTLYQLLKKRFPFDPTVRQEMALSALSEFATERTPRTTLLIKGYAGTGKTTLIGTLVTDLWKSQMSSVLLAPTGRAAKVVSNYSGKQAFTIHKKIYRPLSKKEGGVKFKLQTNKHRNTLFIVDEASMIPDVNQEGRMMDSGALLDDLIQYVFQGYNCKLLLVGDTAQLPPVKLSISPALDEDLLEKRYDLNIKSIELTEVVRQEEGSGILSNATHLRENFRQGFFNHFHFRLRSFTDIHRPLDSQELLDAIEDSYARNGKEDTAFIVRSNKRANQYNQQIRNRILYQQEEINTGDYLMVVKNNYFWLEDGSSAGFIANGDIVEILRVFDIVEKHGFRFAEVEVRMVDYPDVAPMETVLLLDTLDSAYASLTQEQSNELYQQVRASYADIKTNYKRFLAVKNDRFFNALQVKFAYAMTCHKSQGGQWNTVFVEQPFLPDGINKEYLRWLYTAVTRAQKSLYLIGFPEDFFAETD; encoded by the coding sequence ATGGAGCAATCAACACTGTATCAACTCTTAAAAAAACGCTTCCCATTTGACCCTACTGTCCGGCAGGAAATGGCCCTGTCCGCCCTGTCGGAATTTGCCACTGAACGTACTCCTCGTACTACCCTGTTAATCAAAGGATATGCCGGAACTGGGAAGACCACTTTGATCGGAACTTTGGTGACCGACTTGTGGAAGTCCCAAATGAGCAGCGTACTGTTAGCTCCAACCGGAAGAGCCGCTAAAGTAGTTAGCAACTACAGCGGTAAACAGGCTTTTACCATACACAAGAAGATCTACCGTCCCTTGAGCAAAAAGGAGGGAGGGGTTAAGTTCAAATTGCAAACCAACAAGCACCGCAACACCCTCTTTATCGTAGACGAGGCTTCCATGATCCCTGATGTGAATCAGGAAGGCCGTATGATGGACAGTGGTGCGCTGCTGGACGATCTGATCCAATATGTATTCCAAGGATACAACTGCAAGCTACTGCTAGTAGGAGACACTGCTCAACTTCCGCCGGTCAAACTGAGCATCAGCCCCGCCCTGGATGAAGATCTGTTGGAGAAACGATACGACCTCAATATTAAATCCATTGAGCTGACCGAGGTGGTCAGACAAGAAGAAGGGAGTGGAATCCTGAGCAATGCCACCCATTTGCGAGAAAATTTCCGACAGGGATTCTTCAATCATTTTCACTTCCGGCTCAGGAGCTTTACGGATATCCACAGACCCCTGGATTCCCAGGAATTACTGGATGCCATAGAAGACAGTTATGCTAGGAATGGCAAAGAGGACACGGCCTTTATCGTTCGATCCAACAAACGAGCCAATCAGTACAACCAGCAAATCCGAAATCGCATTCTCTATCAGCAGGAGGAGATCAATACCGGAGACTATCTCATGGTGGTTAAAAACAACTATTTCTGGTTAGAAGATGGTAGTTCGGCCGGTTTTATCGCCAATGGGGATATAGTCGAGATCTTGCGTGTATTTGATATCGTGGAGAAACACGGGTTTCGGTTTGCAGAAGTTGAAGTACGCATGGTCGATTATCCGGATGTCGCTCCCATGGAAACAGTTTTGTTACTGGACACCTTGGATTCTGCATATGCCAGTTTAACCCAGGAACAAAGCAATGAGCTCTATCAGCAGGTAAGAGCGTCCTATGCGGACATCAAAACCAACTACAAACGTTTTCTGGCTGTTAAGAATGACCGGTTCTTCAATGCGCTGCAAGTCAAATTTGCGTATGCCATGACTTGTCACAAATCTCAGGGAGGTCAATGGAATACTGTTTTTGTGGAGCAACCTTTTCTACCTGATGGCATCAATAAAGAGTACCTGCGTTGGCTTTATACTGCCGTAACCCGGGCCCAGAAAAGTCTATATCTTATCGGGTTTCCGGAAGATTTCTTTGCCGAAACCGATTAA
- a CDS encoding iron-containing alcohol dehydrogenase family protein: protein MVPKVVFGAGCFDQLQSILTPERKANAPFIFLVDDVFRDRSDLVDRIPLRFNDQLQFVSADEEPKTSQVDQIVGDIRSEFKITPSGIIGIGGGTILDLCKAVAIMLNNQGSAADYQGWDLVGNQAVYHVGIPTISGTGAEVSRTTVLTGPEKKLGINSDFTPFDQVVLDPDLTKGVPTDQWFYTGMDCFIHCVESLSGSFLNTFSESYGEKAYDLCKEIFLNGDLSDEESRSKLMMASWHGGMSIAYSQVGVAHAMSYGLSYVLGTKHGIGNCIVFDHLEEYYPEGVALFKEMKKKHKIELPTGLCQDLSPQQFDIMMDIALSLHPLWENALGPNWEQIMTREKLRELYLKM from the coding sequence ATGGTGCCTAAGGTGGTCTTTGGTGCCGGTTGTTTCGATCAGTTGCAATCTATCCTAACACCGGAGCGAAAGGCGAATGCACCTTTTATCTTTTTGGTGGACGACGTCTTCCGGGACAGGTCTGATCTGGTGGATAGAATCCCGCTTCGTTTTAACGATCAGCTTCAATTTGTTTCGGCAGATGAGGAGCCCAAGACTTCTCAGGTGGATCAAATAGTAGGGGACATCCGAAGCGAATTTAAGATCACCCCATCCGGTATAATTGGAATTGGTGGTGGAACCATCTTGGATCTGTGCAAAGCTGTAGCCATCATGCTGAACAACCAGGGTAGTGCAGCCGATTACCAGGGTTGGGACCTGGTTGGGAACCAAGCCGTCTATCATGTCGGTATTCCTACCATTTCCGGTACAGGAGCGGAAGTGTCAAGGACCACCGTTCTAACCGGACCAGAAAAGAAACTTGGGATCAACAGTGACTTTACACCCTTTGACCAGGTGGTGTTGGATCCAGACCTGACCAAAGGAGTTCCCACGGATCAGTGGTTCTATACCGGGATGGATTGTTTTATCCACTGTGTGGAGTCCCTTTCCGGTTCCTTCCTAAATACCTTTTCCGAAAGTTATGGAGAGAAGGCTTACGACCTGTGTAAGGAGATTTTTTTAAATGGTGATCTGAGTGACGAAGAGTCCAGATCCAAATTGATGATGGCCTCCTGGCACGGCGGAATGAGCATCGCCTATTCTCAAGTTGGAGTTGCTCATGCCATGAGCTATGGCCTGTCTTATGTATTGGGAACCAAACATGGGATTGGAAACTGTATCGTCTTTGATCATCTGGAAGAATATTACCCAGAAGGTGTTGCCTTGTTTAAAGAGATGAAGAAAAAACACAAGATCGAACTACCCACCGGTCTTTGTCAGGATCTCAGCCCCCAACAATTTGACATTATGATGGACATAGCATTGAGCCTTCACCCGCTATGGGAAAATGCTCTTGGTCCAAACTGGGAACAGATCATGACCCGTGAAAAATTACGGGAATTATACCTAAAAATGTAA